From a region of the Kaistia sp. 32K genome:
- a CDS encoding ABC transporter substrate-binding protein — MAARSGGNRAFRALLFTAALLASTAASAQEYRQAPGLDSVAGLPPIAERLPSDPLVVPPVESIGQYGGTLRNISRDELDWLRQLIMVEPFARFERDVSGVRPNVLKGWTWNDAYTEVTMNFRKGMKWSDGEPFTADDFMFFWNDLVLDESIPVGLPSGTVVNEVPMTVDKIDDYTVKLTFAAPNPLFMELASRGHYNSAQWLVPAHYLKQFHPKYAEVKDTTALMARYNATSRLQQVGMPTLAGWVVTEYTPGQRIVAQRNPYYWKVDPDGQQLPYIDTIDTAIATPDSARQAVLLKGMAGQLDFQAREFNLSDVSLLMENQESGDYTIKMWSRGDFAWPWLMITYDHKDQGIVDLFYEQKFRIALSQAMDRNKYNDVVSFGLAKPRQFSMSPESPEFRTPEGQELYEQWSSSYVEHDPELAKKLLDELGVVDKDGDGRRDRPDGSKLQLIVDMPASDPQTVAVMDLVKEDWDAIGIDTILNPIDNSALTTRAESGAMMMRAWPSAAGWGLMSAPTVWAPVEAREWSMGGISISRHFQSGGTEGTAPRKGSMLEKLQEAYALASKQVDPAARDAALLDAYRIYLEDGPITLGTIGEHPSPVLVSNKLHNVPDTGMIGSHDFGFPATADPEQFYFSK, encoded by the coding sequence ATGGCCGCAAGGTCGGGGGGCAATCGAGCTTTCAGGGCTCTTTTATTTACTGCGGCGCTGCTGGCATCTACAGCAGCCTCTGCCCAAGAATATCGTCAGGCGCCTGGGCTGGATAGCGTGGCGGGCTTGCCGCCCATCGCCGAGCGCCTGCCATCGGATCCACTGGTCGTGCCGCCCGTTGAGAGCATCGGTCAATATGGCGGCACCCTGCGCAACATCTCTCGAGATGAACTCGACTGGCTGCGCCAGTTGATCATGGTCGAGCCGTTCGCTCGCTTTGAACGAGACGTTTCGGGTGTACGCCCGAACGTGCTGAAAGGCTGGACCTGGAACGATGCCTATACCGAAGTCACAATGAACTTTCGCAAGGGCATGAAGTGGTCAGACGGCGAGCCGTTCACCGCCGATGATTTCATGTTCTTCTGGAACGATCTGGTTTTGGACGAGTCCATCCCCGTTGGCCTGCCATCCGGCACCGTGGTCAACGAGGTGCCGATGACGGTCGACAAGATCGACGACTATACTGTCAAGCTGACGTTCGCTGCGCCGAACCCGCTATTCATGGAACTGGCTTCGCGTGGCCACTACAACAGCGCGCAATGGCTGGTTCCGGCGCACTATCTCAAGCAATTCCACCCGAAATATGCCGAGGTGAAAGACACGACCGCGCTGATGGCGCGCTACAACGCGACCTCGCGACTGCAGCAGGTCGGCATGCCGACACTGGCGGGCTGGGTCGTGACCGAATATACCCCCGGCCAGCGCATCGTGGCTCAGCGCAATCCTTACTATTGGAAAGTGGATCCCGACGGGCAGCAGTTGCCCTACATCGACACGATCGACACCGCCATCGCCACGCCGGATAGCGCGCGCCAGGCGGTTCTGCTCAAGGGCATGGCTGGCCAATTGGACTTCCAGGCTCGCGAATTCAACCTCTCCGACGTCTCCTTGCTCATGGAGAACCAGGAGTCGGGCGACTACACCATCAAGATGTGGAGCCGTGGCGACTTTGCGTGGCCCTGGCTGATGATCACCTATGATCACAAGGATCAGGGCATCGTCGATCTGTTCTACGAGCAGAAATTCCGCATCGCGCTGTCGCAGGCGATGGACCGCAACAAATACAATGACGTGGTGTCGTTCGGTCTGGCGAAGCCGCGCCAGTTCTCGATGAGCCCGGAGAGCCCCGAGTTCCGTACGCCCGAAGGCCAGGAACTCTATGAACAATGGTCCAGCTCCTACGTCGAGCATGATCCGGAACTCGCCAAGAAGCTGCTGGACGAACTGGGCGTCGTCGACAAGGACGGCGACGGCCGGCGGGATCGCCCCGATGGCAGCAAACTGCAGCTGATCGTCGATATGCCCGCATCCGATCCGCAGACCGTCGCGGTGATGGATCTGGTCAAGGAAGACTGGGACGCGATCGGCATCGATACGATCCTCAATCCGATCGACAACAGCGCGCTGACAACTCGTGCCGAAAGCGGCGCGATGATGATGCGAGCCTGGCCGAGCGCGGCAGGCTGGGGGCTGATGTCCGCACCGACCGTCTGGGCGCCGGTCGAAGCCCGCGAATGGTCGATGGGCGGCATCAGCATCTCGCGCCATTTCCAGAGCGGCGGGACGGAAGGCACTGCGCCCCGCAAAGGCTCTATGCTCGAGAAGTTGCAGGAGGCCTACGCTTTGGCCTCCAAGCAGGTCGATCCCGCGGCACGCGACGCGGCGCTGCTCGATGCCTATCGCATCTACCTGGAAGATGGTCCGATCACTCTCGGCACCATCGGTGAGCACCCGAGCCCCGTGCTGGTGTCCAACAAACTGCATAATGTGCCCGACACCGGCATGATCGGTAGCCACGACTTCGGCTTCCCGGCGACGGCGGACCCAGAGCAGTTCTACTTCAGCAAGTAA